In Synechococcus sp. PCC 6312, one genomic interval encodes:
- the ftsY gene encoding signal recognition particle-docking protein FtsY yields the protein MFNWFRRALGKTEDNATVENQPASSVTEVPETTHPETTTNLAPDAPIAPPEPEATPTPEPETKVDYLAWAKAAFNNIQARQSPNIAPSSPPSEVSYPAISPATPTTEFTESSDSPVMTAELSESPPPESPPTITIQASTPVPITETPESESFRPELSPTLPEPAPIPLALDEGFLWSAEVLASQGRRPEDVDIEEITWLQKLRQGLGKTRRGLVNQLKAVVGRGPLGADAVEEIESLLLQADVGVAATDKIIQALQTKIRQDALPADQAIDYLKQILRDVLEEPFQKGYDPNFAPQKQRLNIWLMTGVNGVGKTTTIGKIAHVASTSGYLCLVAAADTFRAAAVEQVKIWAARSGVEVIANPGKNTDPAAVVFDGISAAQSRHCELLLIDTAGRLQNKQNLMEELRKIRRIVDKKAPDAHIESLLVLDASLGQNGLRQAQVFAEAAQLTGVVITKLDGTAKGGVALAVVQELGLPIRFIGAGEGIKDLRPFSSYEFVEALLSG from the coding sequence GTGTTTAACTGGTTTCGCCGTGCATTGGGTAAAACTGAGGACAATGCGACTGTCGAGAACCAACCGGCATCTTCTGTGACAGAGGTTCCAGAAACAACTCACCCAGAAACAACCACAAACCTTGCCCCTGACGCTCCGATTGCGCCGCCTGAACCAGAAGCCACACCCACACCTGAACCTGAAACTAAGGTTGATTACCTGGCCTGGGCCAAAGCCGCATTTAACAACATCCAGGCCCGGCAATCTCCAAACATTGCCCCATCATCACCCCCCAGCGAGGTTAGTTATCCGGCTATTTCCCCAGCAACCCCGACAACTGAATTCACTGAATCATCCGACTCCCCTGTTATGACGGCCGAACTGTCGGAATCTCCACCACCAGAATCACCGCCAACCATCACAATTCAAGCCTCTACGCCTGTCCCCATTACCGAGACTCCAGAATCAGAGAGTTTTAGACCAGAGCTCAGTCCCACCCTACCAGAACCTGCCCCGATTCCTCTGGCTTTGGATGAAGGATTCTTATGGTCAGCGGAAGTCTTGGCCAGCCAGGGTCGCCGTCCCGAAGATGTGGATATTGAAGAAATTACTTGGTTGCAAAAACTGCGGCAGGGTTTAGGGAAAACTCGCCGGGGCCTGGTGAATCAACTCAAAGCCGTAGTGGGACGTGGGCCATTGGGGGCTGATGCGGTTGAAGAGATTGAATCCCTCTTGCTCCAGGCCGACGTTGGGGTGGCAGCCACCGATAAAATCATCCAGGCCCTGCAAACCAAAATCCGTCAAGATGCCCTCCCCGCCGACCAGGCCATTGATTACCTAAAACAAATTCTCCGGGATGTCCTCGAAGAACCCTTCCAAAAGGGGTACGATCCCAACTTTGCCCCCCAAAAACAACGACTGAATATTTGGCTGATGACGGGGGTGAACGGGGTTGGCAAAACAACAACGATTGGCAAAATTGCCCATGTGGCCAGTACATCGGGGTATCTCTGTTTGGTGGCAGCGGCAGATACGTTTCGAGCCGCGGCAGTAGAACAGGTAAAAATTTGGGCGGCCCGTAGTGGCGTAGAGGTGATTGCCAACCCTGGAAAAAATACAGATCCGGCGGCTGTGGTCTTTGATGGCATTAGCGCAGCCCAATCTCGCCACTGTGAACTCCTGTTGATTGATACCGCCGGCCGGTTGCAGAACAAACAAAACCTGATGGAAGAACTGAGGAAAATTCGCCGGATTGTAGATAAAAAAGCTCCTGATGCCCACATTGAATCCCTCTTGGTTTTAGATGCCAGCCTTGGACAAAATGGACTGCGCCAGGCCCAGGTGTTTGCTGAAGCAGCTCAATTAACGGGGGTGGTGATTACCAAACTAGATGGCACAGCCAAAGGGGGAGTTGCCCTCGCCGTTGTCCAAGAACTAGGCTTACCAATTCGCTTTATTGGGGCGGGGGAAGGGATTAAGGATTTACGTCCCTTTTCCAGTTATGAGTTTGTTGAGGCCTTATTGAGTGGCTAA
- a CDS encoding serine/threonine-protein kinase: protein MAEVIGGRYEVITELGRKPGKRTYRVKDLQTSDECILKRLSFGEDMAWEDVQLFERETQVLQALYHPAIPKYRDGFEISLSSGQGFALVQDYIPAPSLAQSLTAGRLWTESQLKTLAKQLLDILIYLHSHSPPVIHRDIKPSNILWDELRQQAYLVDFGAVQTVISGATRTVVGTYGYMPPEQFGGRSVPASDLYALGATLIHLASGQNPADIPQENQRLQFSNLVNLSPGFVHWLQQLLEPGLDKRLNSAQAALRKLNNSHDWARTQSQLSQPEHSKVLWLQKTDELEIIIPPARTQGGVGLGGLIFLGAFALAWNSFIFFWTGFSLLAPFPINLAFGLFSIPFWVAGIGMAGLVFFGLFGKVRLKITSETISQTFELFGFRKQVTPSSSRSSITQIEHQVRHYTKDSDGDRVTVQPDLIIWAGTRQYNLGGKGLLSDPEIEWLANALSQYLEIPLKVKAKSEGA from the coding sequence ATGGCAGAGGTAATTGGCGGGCGGTATGAAGTCATTACTGAGTTGGGACGAAAGCCGGGAAAGCGTACCTATCGGGTCAAGGATTTACAAACATCGGATGAATGTATCCTCAAGCGGCTGAGTTTTGGCGAGGACATGGCCTGGGAAGATGTGCAACTGTTTGAGCGAGAAACCCAAGTCCTCCAGGCCCTCTATCACCCAGCAATTCCTAAGTATCGGGATGGTTTTGAGATCAGTTTATCTTCGGGACAGGGGTTTGCCCTTGTGCAAGATTATATTCCCGCCCCATCTCTCGCCCAGTCTCTCACCGCCGGCCGCCTTTGGACAGAATCCCAACTCAAAACCCTAGCCAAACAATTACTGGATATTTTGATTTATCTCCACAGCCATTCCCCACCTGTTATCCATCGGGATATTAAACCCAGCAACATTCTCTGGGATGAACTCCGCCAGCAAGCCTACTTAGTTGATTTTGGGGCCGTCCAGACGGTGATTTCTGGAGCCACGCGTACGGTTGTTGGTACCTATGGCTATATGCCCCCGGAACAGTTTGGCGGCCGATCTGTCCCTGCCTCTGACCTGTATGCCTTAGGGGCGACCCTGATTCACTTAGCCAGTGGCCAGAATCCTGCTGATATTCCCCAAGAAAATCAACGCTTACAATTTAGCAATCTCGTTAATCTCTCTCCCGGCTTTGTCCATTGGCTCCAACAACTCCTTGAACCTGGCCTGGATAAACGCCTCAATTCTGCCCAGGCCGCCCTTAGGAAACTCAACAACAGTCACGACTGGGCCAGAACCCAAAGCCAACTGAGTCAACCGGAACACAGTAAAGTCCTCTGGCTACAAAAAACCGATGAACTAGAAATTATTATTCCTCCGGCTCGGACACAAGGAGGGGTGGGGCTTGGTGGGCTAATATTTTTAGGGGCTTTTGCCTTGGCCTGGAACTCTTTTATTTTTTTCTGGACTGGGTTTTCTCTACTTGCACCCTTTCCCATTAATCTTGCCTTTGGCCTATTCTCAATTCCTTTTTGGGTTGCCGGCATTGGCATGGCTGGCCTGGTCTTTTTTGGCCTGTTTGGCAAAGTCCGCCTCAAGATTACCAGTGAGACAATTAGTCAAACCTTTGAACTCTTTGGTTTTCGCAAACAAGTCACACCCTCCAGTTCTCGCAGTTCCATTACCCAAATTGAACACCAAGTCCGCCACTACACCAAAGATAGCGATGGGGATCGCGTCACCGTCCAACCAGATCTGATCATTTGGGCCGGGACACGCCAGTATAACTTGGGAGGTAAAGGCTTACTCAGTGATCCAGAAATCGAATGGTTAGCCAATGCCCTCAGCCAGTATCTTGAGATTCCCCTCAAAGTCAAAGCTAAATCGGAGGGGGCATAA
- a CDS encoding glutamyl-tRNA reductase: MNIAVIGLTHKTAPVEVREKLSVPEEVRERATSHLCSYPHIQEATILSTCNRLEIYIVTSDTDNGVREVNQFLSEWSHCPLRQLRPYLFILLHQDAIMHLMRVAAGLDSLVLGEGQILSQVKRAHQLGQQYKGVGPILNRLFKDAIAAGKRVRTDTNIGTGAVSISSAAVELADLRINNLPNCRIVVIGAGKMSRLVVQHLLARNVQHMVIVNRTLERAQELAQQFPEAEFDLHVMADLLPVVANADLVFTGTAATEPILERDSLAHVMNNGRLLSIIDIAVPRNVHANVTELAQVQLFNVDDLESVVAQNQEARRLMALEAEAMLEEELANFNAWWHSLAAVPTIRCLRNKIETIRTQELEKALSRLGTEFAEKHQGVIEAMTRTMINKILHEPTVQLQAHQDLASRQRAIQTLHELFNLDVVET; the protein is encoded by the coding sequence ATGAATATTGCTGTGATTGGCTTGACCCATAAAACGGCTCCGGTGGAAGTGCGTGAAAAACTGAGTGTTCCAGAGGAAGTTCGGGAAAGAGCCACGAGCCATTTGTGCAGCTATCCCCACATCCAAGAAGCAACCATCCTGAGTACCTGTAATCGTCTGGAAATTTATATTGTTACTTCGGATACTGACAACGGTGTTCGGGAAGTAAATCAGTTTCTGAGTGAGTGGAGTCATTGTCCCCTCCGGCAATTACGCCCCTATCTATTTATCCTCCTCCACCAAGATGCGATCATGCACCTGATGCGGGTTGCGGCGGGCCTGGACAGTTTAGTACTCGGAGAGGGGCAAATTCTCTCCCAAGTTAAACGGGCCCACCAACTGGGGCAGCAGTATAAAGGAGTCGGGCCAATCCTGAATCGCCTCTTCAAAGATGCCATCGCTGCGGGCAAGCGGGTGCGAACTGATACCAATATTGGCACAGGGGCCGTCTCGATTAGTTCGGCGGCTGTAGAACTCGCAGATTTGCGGATTAATAATTTACCCAATTGTCGGATTGTTGTGATTGGGGCAGGGAAAATGTCGCGCTTAGTTGTCCAACATTTACTGGCTCGGAACGTCCAGCACATGGTGATTGTTAATCGCACCTTAGAACGGGCCCAAGAGTTAGCGCAACAGTTTCCGGAAGCAGAGTTTGATCTCCATGTCATGGCGGATTTATTGCCCGTTGTTGCCAATGCCGATTTAGTGTTTACCGGAACAGCAGCCACAGAGCCAATTTTAGAGCGGGATTCCTTAGCTCACGTGATGAATAACGGGCGGCTCTTGTCCATTATTGATATTGCTGTGCCTCGGAATGTTCATGCCAATGTGACGGAACTTGCCCAAGTACAATTGTTTAATGTGGATGACCTAGAATCCGTAGTCGCCCAAAACCAGGAAGCCCGCCGCCTGATGGCCCTCGAAGCTGAAGCGATGCTAGAGGAAGAACTGGCTAACTTTAATGCCTGGTGGCATTCCCTGGCAGCGGTTCCAACCATTCGCTGTTTGCGGAACAAAATTGAAACCATTCGCACCCAAGAGTTGGAAAAAGCCCTTTCACGGTTAGGAACAGAATTTGCCGAGAAGCACCAAGGGGTGATTGAAGCGATGACCCGCACCATGATTAACAAAATTCTCCATGAGCCAACGGTGCAACTCCAGGCCCACCAAGACTTAGCCAGCCGCCAACGGGCCATTCAAACGCTCCACGAATTATTTAACCTGGATGTGGTGGAAACCTAA
- a CDS encoding amino acid ABC transporter ATP-binding protein has product MPDSPEIPAPGPIIVATDVHKWYGNFHALKGVSLRVELGQVVVIMGPSGSGKSTFIRTFNALEEFQSGEIVIDGMVLAGNVENVENIEQIRREVGMVFQQFNLFPHLTVLQNITLAPRWVRGWSKTKRDEIALQLLERVGILEQAHKFPGQLSGGQQQRVAIARALAMQPKIMLFDEPTSALDPEMVREVLDAMRGLVASGMTMVIVTHEVGFAREVADQVVFMDQGQIIEMAPPQKFFYQPQMARTQQFLSQIIP; this is encoded by the coding sequence ATGCCCGATTCTCCTGAAATTCCTGCTCCAGGCCCAATCATTGTTGCCACAGATGTCCACAAGTGGTACGGCAATTTTCATGCGCTTAAAGGCGTGAGTTTAAGGGTCGAACTGGGGCAAGTGGTGGTGATTATGGGCCCCTCTGGTTCGGGAAAATCCACCTTTATTCGGACATTTAATGCTCTAGAGGAGTTTCAGTCTGGGGAGATTGTCATTGACGGGATGGTCTTGGCTGGGAATGTGGAAAATGTAGAGAATATTGAGCAGATTCGCCGGGAAGTGGGGATGGTGTTTCAGCAGTTTAATTTATTTCCCCATTTAACGGTCTTGCAGAATATTACCTTGGCACCGCGCTGGGTGAGAGGTTGGTCAAAAACAAAACGGGATGAGATTGCCTTGCAACTGTTAGAGCGGGTTGGCATCTTAGAACAGGCCCATAAGTTTCCTGGCCAACTTTCTGGGGGGCAGCAACAACGGGTGGCCATTGCCCGAGCCTTGGCGATGCAGCCGAAAATTATGCTCTTTGATGAACCAACTTCAGCCCTAGACCCGGAAATGGTGCGAGAAGTGTTGGATGCAATGCGGGGCCTGGTTGCCAGTGGCATGACGATGGTGATTGTTACCCATGAGGTCGGGTTTGCCCGAGAGGTGGCGGATCAGGTGGTCTTTATGGATCAGGGACAAATTATTGAGATGGCTCCACCCCAAAAGTTTTTTTATCAGCCCCAGATGGCGCGCACCCAGCAATTCCTGTCCCAAATTATTCCTTAG
- a CDS encoding CRR6 family NdhI maturation factor: MAPPCSFLSSEPVSEIISLAPPEIDALDLRAVNNCLQAWLATPDITVHEQKLGFNVTYPRPPEEPDLELSELAPVRLWFIALDTRYPWLPFFLDWRNGELVRYAAMLIPHQFSRQQGIQFNPQGLDIFVMHKALTLWDWLERHKLPGEGRIRSLAEMFGYELDHDFFQVLRDRGPVERVSKE, translated from the coding sequence TTGGCTCCTCCCTGCTCTTTTCTCTCTTCTGAACCCGTGTCTGAAATTATTTCCTTAGCCCCCCCAGAAATTGATGCCCTCGACTTAAGGGCTGTGAACAACTGCCTCCAGGCCTGGTTAGCCACTCCAGATATAACTGTTCATGAGCAGAAACTTGGCTTTAACGTTACCTATCCCCGCCCCCCGGAAGAACCAGACCTGGAACTGTCAGAATTAGCCCCGGTGCGACTGTGGTTTATTGCCCTCGATACTCGCTATCCTTGGTTGCCGTTTTTCCTTGATTGGCGCAATGGTGAATTGGTGCGTTACGCAGCCATGCTGATTCCCCATCAATTTAGCCGTCAACAGGGCATTCAGTTCAACCCCCAAGGCCTGGATATTTTTGTGATGCACAAAGCCCTAACCCTTTGGGACTGGTTAGAACGCCATAAACTACCTGGAGAAGGGCGGATTCGCTCGCTGGCGGAAATGTTTGGCTATGAACTCGATCACGATTTTTTTCAGGTGTTACGGGATCGTGGGCCAGTTGAGAGAGTTTCTAAGGAATAA
- a CDS encoding UDP-glucuronic acid decarboxylase family protein has protein sequence MRILVTGGTGFIGSHLVDRLMEAGHEVICLDNYFTGDKSNISHWLGNPNFELIRHDVTEPIRLEVEQIYHLACPASPVHYQYNPVKTIKTNVMGTLNMLGLAKRIKARFLLASTSEVYGDPKIHPQTEDYWGNVNPIGIRSCYDEGKRVAETLTFDYQRQNNVDIRVIRIFNTYGPRMQVNDGRVVSNFIVQALQGIPLTVYGDGSQTRSFCYVSDLVEGMIWLMNGDHPGPINIGNPGEYTVLELAQKIQAIIDPTVAIQFNPLPSDDPQRRQPDITKARTLLGWEPQVPLETGLNLTIPDFRSRLIKLGKIPG, from the coding sequence ATGCGAATTTTAGTCACGGGCGGTACAGGGTTTATTGGGTCCCATCTAGTTGATCGGCTGATGGAAGCGGGCCATGAAGTGATTTGTCTCGATAATTACTTTACGGGAGATAAGTCTAATATTAGCCACTGGCTGGGAAACCCCAATTTTGAACTGATTCGCCATGATGTAACTGAGCCGATCCGCTTGGAAGTTGAGCAAATTTATCACCTGGCCTGTCCTGCTTCTCCGGTGCATTATCAATACAATCCCGTGAAAACCATCAAAACCAATGTGATGGGAACCCTAAATATGCTGGGCTTGGCAAAACGGATTAAGGCTCGTTTTCTCTTGGCCTCAACCTCTGAAGTCTATGGGGATCCGAAAATTCATCCACAAACTGAAGACTATTGGGGCAATGTCAATCCCATCGGTATTCGCAGTTGCTATGACGAAGGTAAACGGGTTGCGGAAACTCTGACTTTTGATTACCAACGTCAAAATAATGTGGATATTCGCGTTATTCGGATTTTCAACACCTATGGCCCCCGGATGCAGGTGAATGATGGGCGAGTTGTCAGTAATTTTATTGTCCAGGCCCTCCAGGGAATTCCCTTAACGGTCTATGGAGATGGCTCCCAAACGCGAAGTTTTTGTTATGTCTCTGATTTAGTCGAAGGGATGATTTGGCTGATGAATGGAGATCATCCTGGGCCAATTAATATTGGTAATCCTGGGGAATATACCGTCTTGGAATTGGCCCAAAAGATTCAAGCCATTATTGATCCGACTGTGGCGATTCAATTTAATCCCTTGCCCTCTGATGATCCCCAACGTCGGCAACCGGATATTACCAAAGCCCGCACCCTCCTTGGTTGGGAGCCCCAAGTCCCCCTAGAAACTGGCTTAAATTTGACAATCCCTGATTTTCGGTCGCGGCTGATTAAGTTAGGCAAAATTCCTGGCTAG
- the fabI gene encoding enoyl-ACP reductase FabI yields MLDLTGKFALVTGIANNRSIAWAIAQQLHQAGAELAITFLPDERGRSEQKVRELVEPLHPSLILPLDVQQPELVSDLFQTVQTKWGRLDTLIHCLAFANKDDLGGDFSAVSQDGFNLALDVSAYSLISLAQAAKPLMTHGGSITTLTYLGGVRVIPNYNIMGIAKAALEMNVRYLAAEFGPQQVRVNAISAGPIRTLASSAVGGILDMIHHVEATAPLRRTVTQTEVGQTAAFLSSDLSTGITGQVIYVDAGYSIMGM; encoded by the coding sequence ATGCTCGATTTGACTGGAAAATTTGCCTTAGTGACTGGGATTGCAAACAATCGTTCTATCGCCTGGGCCATTGCCCAACAACTCCACCAGGCCGGGGCTGAACTGGCCATTACGTTTTTACCCGATGAGCGGGGCCGCAGTGAACAAAAAGTCCGAGAACTGGTTGAACCCTTGCATCCCAGTTTGATTCTGCCCCTAGATGTCCAACAACCGGAGTTAGTGTCTGATCTTTTTCAAACTGTTCAAACCAAATGGGGTCGCCTTGATACCCTGATTCATTGTCTTGCCTTTGCCAATAAGGATGATTTGGGGGGCGATTTTAGTGCTGTCTCCCAGGATGGTTTTAACCTTGCCCTAGATGTGAGTGCTTATTCCCTGATTAGTCTGGCCCAAGCTGCAAAGCCCCTCATGACCCATGGTGGCTCCATCACAACCTTGACCTATTTGGGGGGGGTTCGGGTCATTCCCAATTACAATATCATGGGCATTGCCAAAGCCGCTTTAGAAATGAACGTCCGTTACTTAGCCGCCGAGTTTGGCCCCCAGCAAGTTAGGGTTAATGCCATTTCCGCCGGCCCCATTCGGACACTAGCCTCTTCTGCCGTGGGCGGGATATTAGACATGATCCATCACGTTGAAGCCACAGCCCCTCTCCGCCGCACGGTTACCCAAACTGAAGTCGGTCAAACCGCAGCCTTTTTAAGTAGCGATCTATCCACTGGCATTACTGGGCAGGTGATCTATGTAGATGCAGGTTATTCAATCATGGGTATGTAG
- the ntcA gene encoding global nitrogen regulator NtcA — protein MLATKDQPLAAVFRQMSSGVFPATTETYERGKTIFFPGDPAERVYFLLKGAVKLSRVYEAGEEITVALLRENSVFGVLSLITGNRSDRFYHAVAFTPLELLSVPIEQVEKAMREDPDLPMVMIQGLSSRILQTEMMIETLAHRDMGSRLVSFLLILCRDFGVPTTTGVMVDLKLSHQAIAEAIGSTRVTVTRLLGELRDQGMISIQKKKITVHNPLTLSQQFT, from the coding sequence ATGTTAGCAACCAAAGATCAGCCCCTAGCAGCAGTGTTTCGGCAAATGAGCAGTGGTGTGTTTCCAGCCACAACTGAAACTTACGAACGGGGTAAAACAATCTTTTTTCCAGGAGATCCGGCAGAGCGAGTCTATTTCTTGCTCAAGGGAGCCGTCAAACTCTCACGGGTTTATGAAGCGGGGGAAGAAATCACGGTTGCCTTGCTCCGAGAAAATAGTGTCTTTGGTGTGCTGTCTTTGATTACGGGTAATCGTTCCGACCGGTTTTATCATGCGGTGGCTTTTACCCCCCTAGAGTTGCTCTCTGTCCCAATTGAACAAGTTGAAAAAGCAATGCGGGAAGACCCAGACCTGCCGATGGTGATGATTCAAGGCTTGTCGTCGCGGATTCTCCAAACAGAGATGATGATTGAAACCTTAGCTCATCGGGATATGGGGTCACGTTTGGTCAGTTTTCTGCTGATCCTCTGCCGCGACTTTGGCGTTCCGACCACAACCGGGGTGATGGTTGATCTGAAGTTATCCCACCAGGCCATTGCTGAGGCGATTGGTTCAACGCGGGTGACGGTGACTCGTTTATTGGGGGAACTCCGGGATCAGGGCATGATCTCCATTCAGAAGAAAAAAATCACGGTTCATAATCCCCTCACCCTCAGCCAGCAATTCACATAA
- a CDS encoding glycosyltransferase has protein sequence MTGQPHLSICIPAYNRPDWLRRNLDSIISKNQDYSNQLEIIITDDSTTLACQDIVDSVLDCWPGRWRYIKNPVRFGMVKNWNYSLELATGDYVLILHDDDYLLDYGLLKILKTIQTHPEYALILFGVHLVTDQEKLIRVQAPRRYHYLCPQQAIYQLLNQSSFVRFPGLVIKRELFQDYGYFSQEFGAATDIEMWLRLMSQTGVYCVPKTTAAYRIHTQALTMGMFNLQTLSQLRNIFKLAQTTNLLTASELHQAEANFLHQFILAGTVRFLRQNQWPTAQAVFNLFESDAMAGVGNSPKWRGLRWGLRGVWHMGQLWGLLRRTYN, from the coding sequence ATGACTGGCCAACCCCACTTAAGCATTTGTATTCCGGCCTACAATCGTCCCGACTGGCTCCGGCGTAATCTTGACTCTATCATCTCGAAAAATCAGGACTATTCCAATCAACTAGAAATCATTATTACTGATGATTCTACGACCTTGGCCTGTCAAGACATTGTTGATTCAGTCTTAGATTGCTGGCCAGGCCGGTGGCGATATATTAAAAATCCAGTCCGATTCGGCATGGTTAAAAATTGGAATTATAGTCTTGAATTAGCCACAGGTGATTATGTTTTAATTCTTCATGATGATGATTATTTACTAGATTATGGGTTACTAAAAATTCTCAAAACTATTCAAACTCACCCCGAATATGCCCTGATTTTGTTTGGTGTTCATCTGGTTACGGATCAAGAAAAACTAATTCGAGTCCAAGCCCCGCGTCGTTACCACTACTTATGCCCTCAACAGGCCATATATCAACTCCTGAATCAATCCTCATTTGTGCGGTTCCCCGGCCTGGTCATTAAACGAGAACTTTTTCAGGACTACGGCTACTTTTCCCAGGAATTTGGTGCAGCAACGGATATTGAAATGTGGTTACGGCTGATGAGTCAGACCGGGGTGTATTGTGTCCCTAAAACAACGGCAGCCTATCGAATCCATACCCAGGCCCTGACGATGGGAATGTTTAATCTGCAAACCCTGAGCCAACTCCGCAACATTTTTAAGCTGGCCCAAACTACAAACTTATTAACAGCGTCAGAATTGCACCAGGCCGAAGCTAATTTTCTCCATCAATTTATTTTGGCCGGAACCGTGCGTTTTCTTAGACAGAATCAATGGCCCACAGCCCAAGCCGTGTTTAACCTCTTTGAGTCGGATGCGATGGCCGGGGTTGGCAATTCACCCAAATGGCGGGGATTGCGCTGGGGGCTAAGGGGGGTTTGGCACATGGGGCAACTTTGGGGGTTACTCAGGAGAACCTATAATTAG
- a CDS encoding Uma2 family endonuclease, protein MKSHPFCLRNVKIEAEQTPGQVMIANPLPSPYSPEEYLAFEAASETKHEYCQGEIYAMAGASRIHVLITVNLVTLFRQQLRGQPCLPYSNDLKVNVPAAGAYFYPDLVVSCDPRDSRTTDDILNHPRLVLEVLSPTTETFDRGRKFQAYQTIPSLEYYLLVSQTEMHLDVYQRQGINQWLLTPLGASDQLILPSLNFTCAIADIYEDVPAFVSPPEGLPERTG, encoded by the coding sequence TTGAAATCCCATCCTTTCTGTCTAAGAAATGTCAAGATTGAAGCAGAACAGACTCCAGGCCAAGTCATGATTGCCAATCCTCTGCCTTCTCCATATAGTCCAGAAGAATATCTCGCTTTTGAAGCCGCCAGTGAGACTAAGCATGAATATTGTCAAGGCGAAATTTATGCAATGGCAGGAGCAAGCCGTATTCATGTGTTAATTACCGTTAATTTAGTCACTCTTTTTCGTCAGCAACTGCGCGGACAGCCTTGTTTACCCTACAGTAATGACTTAAAGGTGAATGTTCCAGCAGCAGGGGCTTATTTTTATCCCGACTTAGTTGTTAGCTGCGATCCGCGAGATAGCCGAACCACAGATGATATTCTTAACCATCCGCGCCTGGTGCTGGAAGTTCTCTCACCAACCACAGAAACGTTTGATCGGGGGCGTAAATTCCAGGCCTATCAAACCATTCCCTCCCTTGAATATTACCTGCTCGTTAGCCAAACCGAAATGCACCTAGATGTTTACCAGCGACAAGGGATCAATCAATGGCTGCTCACCCCCCTGGGAGCCTCGGATCAGCTGATACTTCCTAGCCTTAATTTTACCTGTGCAATTGCAGATATTTATGAGGATGTTCCAGCCTTTGTGAGTCCCCCTGAGGGTTTACCTGAAAGAACTGGATAA
- the rfbB gene encoding dTDP-glucose 4,6-dehydratase, whose translation MEKLLVTGGGGFIGSNFIVLAQSGSNTKIINLDKLTYASHPQTLQALSQLPNYQFVRGDIGDRILIKQLLNDYQPDAIINFAAESHVDRSIANPNDFIQTNVVGTANLLEETRFYWQGLNEPQKSAFRFIHISTDEVYGSLGADDPAFLETTPYAPNSPYAASKASADHLVRAYFHTYGLPTITTNCSNNYGPYQFPEKLIPLIISQALNQQPLPIYGDGLNIRDWLYVADHCRAIYTVLEQGKIGETYNIGGNSEKTNIEVVKVICNLLNELVPKSGFDYQSLVTFVKDRPGHDRRYAINCEKIKQELGWQPQETFNSGLRKTVQWYLQHQAWVNAVNTPAHQNWLAQHYGIRP comes from the coding sequence ATGGAAAAATTATTAGTGACCGGTGGCGGGGGGTTCATTGGCAGTAATTTTATCGTTCTAGCTCAGTCCGGCTCCAACACCAAAATCATTAATCTTGATAAACTCACCTATGCTAGTCATCCCCAGACGCTCCAGGCCCTGAGTCAATTACCCAATTATCAATTTGTTCGTGGAGATATTGGGGATCGTATCCTAATCAAGCAATTACTCAATGACTATCAACCCGATGCGATCATCAATTTTGCCGCTGAAAGTCATGTGGATCGCTCCATTGCCAATCCCAATGATTTTATTCAAACCAATGTCGTCGGTACAGCCAATCTTTTAGAGGAAACTCGGTTCTATTGGCAAGGTCTAAATGAACCCCAGAAATCAGCATTTCGCTTTATTCACATTTCTACGGATGAGGTTTACGGGAGTTTAGGCGCGGATGATCCAGCATTTTTAGAAACGACACCCTACGCCCCTAACAGTCCCTATGCCGCCTCCAAAGCTAGTGCCGATCATCTAGTGCGGGCTTATTTTCATACCTATGGGCTACCCACGATCACCACCAACTGCTCCAATAACTATGGCCCCTATCAATTTCCCGAAAAGCTGATCCCCTTGATTATTAGCCAGGCCTTGAACCAGCAACCCTTACCGATTTATGGCGATGGCTTAAATATTCGTGATTGGCTTTATGTTGCAGATCATTGTCGGGCAATTTATACCGTTTTAGAACAAGGCAAAATTGGCGAAACCTATAATATTGGCGGTAATAGTGAGAAAACCAATATCGAAGTTGTCAAAGTGATTTGTAATTTACTCAATGAATTAGTGCCAAAATCTGGATTTGATTATCAATCCCTAGTTACCTTTGTCAAAGACCGACCCGGCCACGATCGACGATATGCGATTAACTGTGAAAAGATTAAGCAGGAGTTAGGTTGGCAGCCCCAGGAAACCTTTAATTCGGGTTTAAGAAAAACAGTGCAATGGTATCTACAGCACCAGGCCTGGGTCAATGCTGTCAACACTCCCGCCCATCAAAACTGGCTGGCCCAACATTACGGAATTAGACCATGA